AAAAACTAAAGAAGAAATCACACGAGAAGTGGAAAGAATTTTAGATATAGATATCGAAAAAGAACATGACTTAGACGAAAAAGTTGATGAAATATTAGCAGAACAAGCAGAAGAAATAGAGTTTTTAAATGCTGATTATAGACAACTTTTTTGGATGACTAAAAAAAGACTTGCGAATGAGTTTGGAGTTATATTAAATAATGATGATAGATTTTCAGATATTTCACATCAATTATTAGATTTTCTTTGGGAAGAGGATTATATTCATTATACTGTTTCAGATAATAAAGTAAAAAATGTAATTTTTGATTCTATTAGTCAATTTTTAGAAGGTTTTGAAAAAGCAGATGATGCTGTATATGAAAAAATTAAAAACTACAAAAGAAAATTGATACAAGGTACAGATGAGTATGATATTGTTTATCATAGATTATATGAAGAAGAGTTAATAAAAAGAGGGTTAATGTAATATGCAAAAAGTATGGATATATTTAGAAAATGGGACATTTCTAGAAGCGAATTCTTTTGGTGCAAAAGGTACAACAGTTGGTGAAATTGTATTTAATACATCTCTAACAGGATACCAAGAAATAATCACAGATCCAAGTTATGCTGGACAATTTGTAACTTTTACTATGCCAGAAATTGGAAATGTAGGGGTAAATAAAAATGATATGGAAAGTAGTACAGCTTTTTGTAAAGGTATATTAGTAAGAAACTATCATCATGAATACTCTAATTATAGAGGAGAAAGTGATTTATGTTCTTTATTAAAAGAGCATAATGTTTTAGGTATTAAAGATATTGATACAAGATATTTAACAAAAATGATTAGAGATGAAGGTGCTATGATGATGATAGCATCAACTGAAATTTCTGACAAAGAAGAGTTAGCTAAACAATTAGCTGCAAGTCCTAGAATTGAAGATATTAATTATATAGAGGAAGTGAGTACAAAAGAGCCATATATACATAAAAATGGAGCTTGGAATCATCAACTTCTTTCTTACAATAAAGCTGTAATGAGTGATAAAAAAATAGTTGTTATAGACTTTGGTGTAAAAAGAAATATTTTAAATGAGTTAGTTGAATCAGGACTTGAAGTTGAAGTTGTACCTTCATCATTTAATGCTGATGAATTAATAGCTAGATATGAAGCAAAAGAGATTGGTGGAGTATTTTTATCAAATGGTCCAGGTGATCCTCTTACTTTAGTAAAAGAGAAAGAAGAAGTTCAAAAACTAATTGCTACAGATATACCTATTATTGCAATTTGTTTAGGAAATCAATTGCTTTCTATTGCACATGGTTTTGACACATATAAGTTAAAATTTGGACAACATGGTGGAAATCATCCTGTTGTAAATAATGGTGTAGTTGAAATAACTGCACAAAATCACAATTATAATGTTCCTGATAGTATTGTAAAAATTGCAGAAGTAACTCATAGAAACTTATTTGATGATACAATTGAAGGAGTTAGATATAATAATAAGAACATTTATTCGATTCAACATCACCCAGAAGCTAGTCCTGGGCCTCATGATTCTAAATACATCTTTAAACAATTTGCTGAAATGGTAAAGTAAATTTTATTCTTCACTTTTGTGAAGAATAAAAGCAATAAAATGAACTGTATATTGAAGGAATAAAATGAAAACTCTAGAAAATAATACAAAAGATACTAACAAAAAAGAAATTGATGCAATGAAAATGCTACTTAAACTAAGTGGCAAAATACCATTTTTTTCTATTTTATCTAAGGATGAAATTGAAGAAATAATCACAGAAGTACAAATAATAACATACAAAAATAAAGAAATCATATTTCAAGAGGGTGAGACTACTAGAAATTATATATATTATTTACTAAAAGGTAGACTTTATATAAATAGAAAAAAGCAAATAGATTCAAGGTCAAGTGTTAGAATTGCTACCATTGATAAACCAGCGTTATTTGGTGAGATGATGAGACTGACAGGGGAACCTAGAAGTGCTACTGTTGAGTCAGGAGAGTCTAATACATTAGTTTTAGCCTTTAGAATTAAAGATTTTAGAGAACAAACTAGTATGTCAAAGTTTTATAAAAATGTTATTATGGAATTATCTGCAAAAATTGTGCAGATGAACAAAAAACACTATTAATTAAAGTACAAATTTTATTAAGAGTTGATATACACCAGCAGAAGCAATACCAGCTGCCAATCCCGCAACTAAATCATCACCCATAACTCCCCAACCACCTTTTACATCTCTATCAATTTTACCAATAACTGATGGTTTCCAAATATCAAAAAGTCTAAAGAACAGAAATGCTAAAGGTGCAAGATAAAACATATTTTCATTTGTAATACCACAAATAGAGAGTGCTAGCCACATGCCAGCTAATTCATCGATGACAATTTCTTTACCATCATGCATACCAACTTCTTTTTCATAGATATTGATTTGTTTTATTGCAATGGCTGAAATTAAAAGTGAGAGTAAAAAAAGTGTTGATACATGAACAAATTGCAAAAGAAATAGACCTATAATTAGGGCAACAAAGCTACCAACAGTTCCTGGAGCTTTAGGTGATAAGCCACTATAAAAAAGAGTTAAAAAAGCTTTTCTCATTATTTTTTCTTCTCAATTCCTAGTTTTTTTCTTTTTTCCCAAAGTGATTTTCTTGAAATCCCAAGTTTTTTAGATAGTTCAGTATCTGGATATTTTGATTGAAATGACATAACCATCATCTTAACATAATCATTTATTGTCATAATATTATTATTTAACATAAACATATCAGGTCTCATAAATTCAATTTTTGGGAAGGGGAAATCAACTTCCTTTTCTAGGGAGCTAATAATGCAGTTTTTATGCTCTATAGCAATACAAACATTATCTTTTGCACTTTTCTTTAATGA
This portion of the Arcobacter nitrofigilis DSM 7299 genome encodes:
- a CDS encoding DUF507 family protein — encoded protein: MKMKLHHTPYIARRISRDLVNCEFVEVRKTKEEITREVERILDIDIEKEHDLDEKVDEILAEQAEEIEFLNADYRQLFWMTKKRLANEFGVILNNDDRFSDISHQLLDFLWEEDYIHYTVSDNKVKNVIFDSISQFLEGFEKADDAVYEKIKNYKRKLIQGTDEYDIVYHRLYEEELIKRGLM
- the carA gene encoding glutamine-hydrolyzing carbamoyl-phosphate synthase small subunit; this translates as MQKVWIYLENGTFLEANSFGAKGTTVGEIVFNTSLTGYQEIITDPSYAGQFVTFTMPEIGNVGVNKNDMESSTAFCKGILVRNYHHEYSNYRGESDLCSLLKEHNVLGIKDIDTRYLTKMIRDEGAMMMIASTEISDKEELAKQLAASPRIEDINYIEEVSTKEPYIHKNGAWNHQLLSYNKAVMSDKKIVVIDFGVKRNILNELVESGLEVEVVPSSFNADELIARYEAKEIGGVFLSNGPGDPLTLVKEKEEVQKLIATDIPIIAICLGNQLLSIAHGFDTYKLKFGQHGGNHPVVNNGVVEITAQNHNYNVPDSIVKIAEVTHRNLFDDTIEGVRYNNKNIYSIQHHPEASPGPHDSKYIFKQFAEMVK
- a CDS encoding cyclic nucleotide-binding domain-containing protein codes for the protein MKTLENNTKDTNKKEIDAMKMLLKLSGKIPFFSILSKDEIEEIITEVQIITYKNKEIIFQEGETTRNYIYYLLKGRLYINRKKQIDSRSSVRIATIDKPALFGEMMRLTGEPRSATVESGESNTLVLAFRIKDFREQTSMSKFYKNVIMELSAKIVQMNKKHY
- a CDS encoding phosphatidylglycerophosphatase A family protein is translated as MRKAFLTLFYSGLSPKAPGTVGSFVALIIGLFLLQFVHVSTLFLLSLLISAIAIKQINIYEKEVGMHDGKEIVIDELAGMWLALSICGITNENMFYLAPLAFLFFRLFDIWKPSVIGKIDRDVKGGWGVMGDDLVAGLAAGIASAGVYQLLIKFVL